The proteins below come from a single Erysipelothrix piscisicarius genomic window:
- a CDS encoding sensor histidine kinase has product MTDNGKIKYTYTDREDEGLGVMLRQSYETGRDYSTLIDQHYLKHEVPLQNGNRVVVAVNRADIVAKSFKTYASVILGSIVLDVLLLWLLFRTFGRYSHQVDDILQSMGRVKDGAIDYRIPTEDKEDELRDISIGINETLDSISRYVEEIYQLEFCEKYVYLHQMRYPNRVAYKFDIEPGLEQIIMPKFTMQPLIENYFVHGIDFGRVDNAIKVTAYREASQIVLEVSDKGKGMDNTRLAHIQKQIDESVFNINDHNSVGLLNVHQRLKTYFSDSHYSMTISINNLKGFTVTMRFDEEGDKNV; this is encoded by the coding sequence TTGACCGATAATGGGAAAATTAAATATACTTATACTGATCGTGAAGATGAAGGTTTGGGTGTGATGTTGCGTCAAAGCTATGAGACAGGACGTGATTACAGTACGTTAATTGATCAACATTATCTTAAACATGAAGTACCCCTTCAGAATGGAAATCGTGTAGTAGTTGCTGTCAATCGCGCAGATATTGTCGCGAAATCATTTAAAACATATGCTTCAGTTATTTTGGGGAGTATTGTTTTGGATGTGCTTTTATTATGGCTTCTTTTTAGAACCTTTGGTCGATACAGTCACCAAGTTGATGATATCTTGCAGTCCATGGGACGCGTCAAAGATGGTGCCATTGACTACCGCATACCAACCGAAGATAAAGAAGATGAATTACGGGATATTTCTATTGGTATTAATGAAACGTTAGACAGCATCAGTCGGTATGTGGAGGAAATATACCAACTTGAGTTCTGTGAGAAGTATGTTTATTTGCATCAAATGCGTTATCCAAATCGCGTAGCGTATAAATTTGATATTGAACCCGGTTTGGAACAAATCATTATGCCGAAATTCACCATGCAACCCCTGATTGAAAATTATTTTGTTCATGGGATTGATTTTGGCCGGGTGGATAATGCGATCAAGGTTACAGCCTATCGTGAAGCAAGCCAAATTGTATTAGAGGTCTCTGATAAGGGTAAAGGCATGGATAACACCCGCTTAGCCCATATTCAGAAACAGATCGACGAGTCTGTCTTTAACATCAACGACCACAATTCAGTGGGGTTATTAAATGTTCATCAACGCCTCAAAACATACTTTAGTGATTCTCATTACAGTATGACAATCAGCATCAATAATCTTAAAGGTTTTACCGTCACCATGCGCTTCGATGAGGAGGGGGATAAAAATGTATAA
- a CDS encoding response regulator → MYNVLLVDDEYMILSGLQKIINWDELGIQCIGTASNGQEALEFVRSHPVDIVVTDVSMPEQSGIEFVQAAQEEDINFNFVVLSGYQEFEYVKEGIRLGAENFLLKPINKDELNETLRKTVSKLDSEKRHAHTDTLLFENTLERWVNDDIDNVDLRRILKQVDKPLQANALYTCMIITQIPEPEQTTWIQRLMDHNQYYAFYDDHDLVMILEGNRIAFDAIRKDLSSHIDHQKQILAVGELLVPLEEVPNSYQQAETLVSVSRFYGDHPITERMMLKNKLEQNESMYEISFKKFHHALSIGDIHLIKSEIGAMFKLLFEYEADPEYVRYIGFVIFSDIYRQHESVGSQMYHDLLHELNKCDSIAEIREVLHHALEATRNDQVLKQHNPNIQKVLQIVLKDYAKDITISSIADTLHMNAMYLGQLFKKERNKQEFLAILKSFSD, encoded by the coding sequence ATGTATAACGTATTACTGGTTGATGATGAGTATATGATCTTAAGTGGTTTACAGAAAATAATAAATTGGGATGAGTTAGGCATTCAATGTATAGGTACTGCTTCCAATGGCCAAGAGGCCTTGGAATTTGTGAGAAGTCACCCTGTGGATATTGTGGTAACGGATGTAAGCATGCCTGAACAGTCTGGGATTGAATTTGTACAAGCTGCCCAAGAAGAAGATATCAACTTCAACTTTGTGGTCTTATCAGGATATCAAGAGTTTGAGTATGTGAAAGAAGGCATACGTCTTGGGGCGGAGAACTTTTTACTTAAACCCATTAATAAAGATGAGTTAAATGAGACATTACGAAAAACAGTATCCAAGCTTGATAGTGAAAAACGACATGCGCATACGGATACACTGCTGTTTGAGAATACGCTTGAACGATGGGTGAATGATGATATTGATAATGTGGATTTGCGTCGTATTCTAAAACAGGTTGATAAACCATTACAAGCCAATGCACTGTATACGTGCATGATTATTACCCAAATTCCAGAACCGGAACAAACAACATGGATTCAACGTCTTATGGACCACAATCAATACTATGCGTTTTATGATGATCACGATCTTGTGATGATTTTAGAAGGCAATCGCATTGCGTTTGATGCAATTCGAAAAGATCTTTCAAGTCATATTGACCACCAAAAACAAATTCTTGCGGTGGGGGAACTGTTGGTGCCCCTTGAAGAAGTACCAAACAGTTATCAACAAGCGGAAACGCTGGTAAGTGTTTCGCGATTCTACGGAGACCATCCGATTACCGAACGCATGATGCTTAAAAATAAACTTGAACAGAATGAATCGATGTATGAAATTTCATTTAAAAAATTTCATCATGCCTTATCGATTGGGGATATCCATTTAATTAAATCTGAAATCGGAGCAATGTTTAAGCTGCTGTTTGAATATGAGGCAGATCCTGAATATGTTCGTTATATTGGATTTGTGATTTTCTCCGATATTTATCGCCAACATGAAAGTGTGGGTTCACAGATGTATCATGACTTGCTTCATGAGTTAAATAAATGTGATAGCATCGCGGAAATTCGTGAAGTCTTGCATCATGCTTTAGAGGCGACACGCAATGATCAGGTCTTAAAACAACATAATCCAAATATTCAAAAAGTCCTTCAAATTGTTTTGAAAGACTACGCTAAAGA